Proteins encoded by one window of Candidatus Omnitrophota bacterium:
- a CDS encoding retropepsin-like aspartic protease, with protein MKILITVFIFSLFLLKLVPQAQADVVYLKNGRQMEGVITQETNEYVELSIDFGSVKFYRGQIERIEHSSEKEKQAIEQSWEARRLKKEKESKIRQEEGMISPGEVEANRQGDHLFVNALLNRKVNARLLVDTGASFVVLSPNIAKQLNIDIKAVAPDIKLTLGDGKEVPAKLIKLDIVSVEEAIARDIDAAIIDKDDAFNGFDGVLGMSFLRLFKFEINLKENKLVLQKP; from the coding sequence ATGAAGATATTAATAACGGTATTTATATTCAGCCTTTTTTTATTAAAGTTAGTACCCCAAGCCCAGGCAGATGTGGTTTATCTTAAAAACGGCCGCCAGATGGAAGGCGTTATTACGCAAGAGACTAACGAATACGTAGAGCTTTCGATTGATTTTGGTTCGGTCAAGTTTTATCGTGGGCAGATTGAGCGGATCGAGCATTCTTCAGAGAAAGAAAAACAGGCAATAGAGCAATCCTGGGAAGCCCGGCGTTTAAAAAAAGAGAAGGAATCAAAAATACGCCAGGAAGAAGGGATGATCAGCCCCGGCGAGGTAGAAGCGAACCGTCAAGGGGACCATCTTTTTGTTAATGCATTGCTTAATAGAAAAGTAAACGCCAGGTTACTCGTGGATACGGGCGCATCCTTTGTGGTCTTATCCCCCAATATAGCTAAGCAATTAAATATAGATATAAAGGCCGTTGCCCCTGACATCAAATTAACACTGGGAGACGGAAAAGAGGTGCCCGCCAAGCTTATTAAACTCGATATTGTGAGCGTAGAGGAGGCTATAGCCAGGGATATAGACGCAGCAATTATTGATAAAGATGATGCATTTAACGGGTTTGACGGCGTATTAGGGATGTCATTCCTCAGGTTGTTTAAATTTGAGATTAATTTAAAAGAAAATAAACTGGTTTTGCAGAAACCATAA
- a CDS encoding thioesterase family protein gives MHHAKVKIYYHDTDCGGVVYYANYLKFLEEARTEFFAERDVSVKELTRQGILFVVARQEIDYKSPAFYGDTLDIETRLTNISRVKLEFEYEIKNQDGQLISCAKTIMVCVDKNLKPQAIPEEMRKKLSE, from the coding sequence ATGCATCATGCCAAGGTAAAAATTTATTATCATGATACTGATTGCGGCGGCGTGGTTTATTACGCCAATTACCTGAAATTCCTGGAGGAGGCGCGCACTGAGTTTTTTGCCGAAAGAGATGTATCCGTTAAGGAGCTTACCCGGCAGGGCATATTGTTTGTGGTCGCCCGCCAGGAGATAGACTATAAATCGCCGGCTTTTTATGGCGATACGCTTGATATTGAGACCCGGCTGACTAATATTTCGCGGGTAAAGCTTGAATTCGAATACGAAATAAAGAATCAGGACGGCCAGCTTATTTCTTGCGCTAAAACAATAATGGTTTGCGTGGATAAGAATCTTAAACCCCAGGCTATTCCCGAAGAGATGCGTAAAAAGTTATCGGAATAA
- the fusA gene encoding elongation factor G yields MSLDKVRNIGIMAHIDAGKTTLTERILFYTGKSHKIGEVHDGKAQMDWMKQEQERGITITAAATTCYWKDYKINVIDTPGHVDFTVEVERSLRVLDGAIAVFCAVGGVEPQSETVWRQSDKYNVPKIAFINKMDRVGADFFSVIKNIEKELGGNVIPLVIPIGAEDKFCGVIDLLDMKAYIYDEESQGKDFRVEDIPADYQEIAGNYRHIMVEKAAAFDDDLMKKYLASPDSITQDELMQAIRRGTIVNKMVPVLCGAAFKNKGVQKLLDAVNLYLPSPSDLPPVEGHDPDNAETVITRKADSKEPFAGLAFKVQADPHMGKLVYVRVYSGVLASGSYVLNATKNKKERIGRLVQMHANQRDNIDYAFAGDIVAVIGLSYTVTGDTLCEPDAPVLLEAIQFPVPVVSLSIVPKSRADQDNLGKGLAKLTEEDPTFIVETDDETKETILTGMGELHLEIIVDRLKEEFGVEAIVGQPKVAYRETITQAANEEYKHIKQSGGRGQYGHVVMEISPNTAGGGFEFINSIKGGAIPRNFIPSVEKGVIEAMQKGVYAGYPVVDVKVDLIDGSYHEVDSSDIAFRLAAIGCFKNGFIKGSPVLLEPSMSLEVISPEEHFNSIVGYICSCRGKILGIEPKGNQKIISAEAPLSEMFGYATNLRSLSSGRASGSMQFDKYVQVPAEIAAKVLEEKNKEKNKEKGK; encoded by the coding sequence ATCAGTTTAGATAAGGTAAGGAATATCGGGATTATGGCGCACATCGATGCCGGCAAAACTACCCTCACCGAAAGAATTTTATTCTATACGGGTAAATCCCATAAGATAGGTGAAGTGCATGACGGTAAGGCACAGATGGATTGGATGAAACAAGAGCAGGAGAGAGGCATTACCATTACTGCGGCAGCGACTACCTGTTATTGGAAGGATTACAAGATTAATGTTATTGATACCCCTGGACACGTTGACTTTACCGTAGAGGTAGAGCGGTCATTAAGGGTGCTTGACGGAGCGATAGCGGTTTTTTGCGCCGTAGGCGGGGTTGAGCCGCAATCAGAGACCGTATGGCGCCAGTCGGATAAATATAATGTGCCGAAAATTGCCTTTATTAATAAGATGGACCGCGTGGGCGCGGATTTCTTCAGCGTGATTAAGAATATAGAAAAGGAATTAGGAGGTAATGTCATACCTTTAGTCATACCTATCGGAGCTGAAGATAAATTTTGCGGGGTCATAGACCTGTTGGATATGAAGGCTTACATATATGATGAAGAATCGCAAGGCAAAGATTTTCGCGTGGAGGATATTCCTGCCGATTACCAAGAGATAGCAGGAAATTACCGCCATATCATGGTAGAAAAAGCTGCGGCATTCGATGATGACTTAATGAAAAAATATCTGGCTTCCCCTGATTCCATAACGCAGGATGAATTGATGCAGGCTATCCGCCGCGGGACCATCGTCAATAAAATGGTGCCGGTTTTATGCGGGGCAGCTTTTAAAAACAAAGGCGTGCAAAAACTGCTGGATGCGGTGAATTTATACCTTCCTTCGCCGTCTGATCTTCCTCCCGTAGAAGGGCACGACCCTGATAATGCCGAGACAGTTATTACCAGGAAGGCGGATTCCAAAGAGCCTTTTGCGGGGCTGGCCTTTAAAGTGCAGGCAGACCCGCATATGGGAAAGCTGGTTTATGTGCGGGTTTATTCCGGGGTTCTTGCCAGCGGCTCTTATGTGCTTAATGCCACAAAAAACAAGAAAGAGCGTATCGGCAGGCTGGTGCAGATGCACGCTAACCAGAGGGATAATATAGATTATGCCTTTGCCGGAGATATTGTGGCAGTAATCGGTTTGAGCTATACGGTTACCGGAGATACCCTCTGCGAACCCGACGCTCCGGTATTGCTGGAGGCAATACAATTCCCTGTGCCGGTAGTCTCATTAAGCATTGTGCCTAAGAGCCGCGCTGACCAGGATAATCTTGGTAAAGGCCTGGCTAAACTTACGGAAGAAGACCCTACCTTTATAGTAGAGACTGATGATGAGACCAAAGAGACTATTCTTACCGGTATGGGCGAACTCCACCTTGAGATTATCGTGGACAGGTTAAAGGAAGAATTCGGCGTGGAGGCAATCGTAGGCCAGCCCAAGGTTGCTTATCGGGAGACTATTACGCAGGCGGCAAACGAAGAATATAAACATATTAAGCAGTCCGGAGGCAGGGGCCAGTATGGGCATGTAGTGATGGAGATTTCACCTAATACTGCCGGAGGAGGTTTTGAATTTATAAATAGTATTAAGGGCGGGGCTATTCCGAGAAACTTTATCCCGTCAGTAGAAAAAGGCGTCATCGAAGCCATGCAGAAGGGTGTTTACGCGGGTTATCCTGTAGTTGATGTTAAGGTGGACCTTATTGACGGTTCATATCACGAGGTAGATTCTTCGGATATTGCTTTTCGGCTTGCAGCTATCGGTTGTTTTAAAAACGGTTTTATAAAGGGGTCTCCGGTATTGCTTGAGCCTTCGATGTCTCTTGAGGTGATTTCTCCCGAGGAGCATTTTAATAGCATCGTCGGTTATATCTGTTCCTGCCGCGGTAAAATCTTAGGCATTGAGCCTAAGGGTAACCAGAAAATTATTTCTGCAGAGGCGCCGCTTTCGGAGATGTTCGGTTATGCCACGAATTTACGTTCTTTAAGCAGCGGCCGCGCCAGCGGTTCGATGCAGTTCGATAAATATGTGCAGGTGCCCGCGGAAATCGCGGCAAAAGTACTCGAGGAGAAGAACAAGGAAAAGAATAAGGAGAAAGGCAAGTGA
- a CDS encoding cation:proton antiporter — MLQTVTWLGLLFFLLETGLKMDFSSAWRHRGKALIIALTDIIVPMTLAFIACLFLPAYYLTDPNQRLAFSIFMATVMTISAMPTAVRALHDLDLIKTDLGFLIMSALSVNEIIGWVIFTFILHFITSVNIEVDRFIAVFAVIVIFIIFCLTFGRKFANSVISKIKKYDLPEPGSSLTFICLLGILSGAIFQKIGVNALIGFFIAGIMAGEAKALPERTRQVISQMVYAIFIPLFFTGIGLKVDFFGSFNIFLVLFVTGIGIFGKFLGAWLGGIFSGLSQTNRMPVAIAHTPGGSMEIVIGILALQHGLISESVFVAIVCGGVISSVALGPWLRYVVNRRKEISIMEFFSRATILAELKATERNGAIHELCALVSEQGNTSAKETLYSSVMQRENIMGTAIEESIALPHARLGSLVKPVVAFGRSDIGIDWNSPDGKPTHFVFLILTSKENDWAQVQILRIIAKAMADEATRKAILKASDARQIWDALEHKFTTHSILRK; from the coding sequence ATGCTGCAGACAGTAACCTGGCTGGGGCTTTTATTCTTTTTACTGGAGACCGGGTTGAAGATGGATTTCTCCAGCGCCTGGAGGCATAGGGGCAAGGCCTTAATCATTGCCCTGACCGATATAATAGTCCCTATGACGCTTGCCTTTATTGCCTGCCTTTTTCTACCCGCGTATTATCTGACCGATCCTAATCAAAGACTGGCTTTTTCTATTTTTATGGCTACAGTGATGACTATCAGCGCCATGCCTACTGCCGTCAGGGCCCTGCATGACTTAGACCTGATTAAGACAGATTTGGGTTTTCTGATTATGTCCGCCTTGTCGGTGAATGAAATTATCGGCTGGGTAATCTTTACCTTTATCCTGCATTTTATTACCTCCGTCAATATAGAAGTTGACAGGTTCATTGCCGTTTTTGCGGTGATAGTAATATTTATAATCTTCTGTTTGACCTTCGGTAGAAAGTTTGCGAATTCCGTCATCTCTAAAATAAAAAAATACGATTTACCTGAACCGGGGAGTTCATTAACATTCATTTGCCTTTTAGGTATCCTCTCTGGCGCTATATTCCAGAAGATAGGCGTGAATGCCTTGATCGGTTTTTTTATCGCCGGGATCATGGCCGGGGAAGCAAAAGCGCTTCCCGAAAGGACCAGGCAGGTAATCTCGCAGATGGTCTATGCCATATTTATCCCGCTATTTTTTACCGGCATAGGCCTGAAGGTAGATTTCTTTGGAAGTTTTAATATATTCCTGGTGCTTTTTGTGACCGGCATCGGTATTTTTGGTAAATTCCTGGGGGCTTGGTTAGGCGGGATATTCAGCGGCCTAAGCCAGACAAACCGCATGCCCGTGGCTATTGCGCATACTCCCGGCGGCTCCATGGAGATTGTTATTGGTATCCTGGCCCTGCAGCATGGCCTGATTTCTGAATCCGTTTTTGTAGCTATAGTCTGCGGCGGGGTTATTTCTTCGGTGGCGCTGGGGCCGTGGCTTAGATATGTAGTAAACAGGCGCAAGGAAATCAGCATAATGGAATTCTTCTCGCGCGCTACCATACTCGCGGAATTAAAAGCCACGGAGAGAAACGGCGCTATCCATGAACTCTGTGCCCTTGTCTCTGAGCAAGGCAATACCTCCGCCAAAGAAACGCTTTATTCATCAGTAATGCAGCGCGAGAATATCATGGGGACCGCAATAGAAGAAAGCATTGCCCTTCCTCATGCGCGCTTAGGTTCTCTGGTCAAGCCGGTAGTAGCCTTTGGCAGGTCAGATATCGGGATAGACTGGAACTCCCCGGACGGAAAGCCCACGCATTTTGTTTTTCTTATCCTCACCTCCAAAGAAAATGACTGGGCGCAAGTCCAGATACTGCGCATCATCGCCAAGGCCATGGCGGATGAAGCCACCCGCAAAGCCATATTAAAAGCAAGCGATGCCCGGCAGATCTGGGATGCGCTGGAGCATAAGTTTACTACTCATAGTATTTTAAGAAAATAA
- a CDS encoding cold shock domain-containing protein — protein MHTGKIKKLVRERGFGFISDTDGRELFFHQSSIVDAQFTDLTEDKEVTFEVESSPKGPRAINVRIVA, from the coding sequence ATGCACACAGGCAAAATTAAGAAGTTAGTCCGTGAGAGGGGTTTTGGTTTTATCAGCGATACGGACGGCAGGGAACTATTCTTCCATCAGAGCAGCATAGTGGATGCGCAGTTTACCGATTTAACCGAGGATAAAGAAGTGACCTTCGAAGTAGAAAGCTCTCCAAAGGGCCCGCGCGCTATCAATGTGCGCATTGTAGCTTAA
- a CDS encoding cold-shock protein yields the protein MAKGTVKWFNNQKGYGFITPESGSDVFVHHSAIQGEGYKSLEEGQQVEFQIEKGPKGEQATNVVKL from the coding sequence ATGGCAAAAGGAACAGTAAAGTGGTTCAATAACCAAAAAGGTTATGGATTCATCACCCCCGAATCGGGCAGTGACGTATTCGTGCATCATAGCGCGATTCAGGGTGAAGGTTACAAATCTTTAGAGGAAGGCCAGCAGGTCGAATTTCAGATTGAAAAAGGCCCTAAAGGCGAACAGGCTACGAACGTAGTCAAGTTATAA
- a CDS encoding ABC transporter permease — translation MIEVKGLYKTYQMGEAKVQALQGVSLKVSAGEFVAIMGPSGSGKSTLMHVLGLLDRADGGEYYLGKKKINALSDEELSAIRNRLAGFVFQQFHLLPRMTALENAELPLIYAGKRHLKEKAKEKITEVGLADRIDHRPNELSGGQQQRVAIARALVNDPLVIFADEPTGNLDSKSKEEIISILKGLNQQGKTVIVVTHENEIASHARRIIRMRDGRIISDEKSEVSPVAEQDSQADQVIDAVLSKHERKARETEFFDYVRQAASAMVSHKMRSFLSILGILIGVAAVIAMLALGTGAKQSIEKQLASLGSNLLVVRPGSPKVHGVAMESGTFTRFTLLDAVNIAKLTDTVKSVSPLVNGKGQIVYMDKNWNTQVQGAGVEYAAMRAYSSEVGRFFNEEEVRMRSKVAVLGTTVVRELFGDANPIGETIKINLINFKVIGVLASKGASAFQDQDDTIIIPVTTAMFRVFGKEYVDIIFIEAQGPDSIDAAQEEVSQLIIKQHRLSKKEAEDSFDIRNMSDIKKTLEATTKTMSLLLGAIAAISLLVGGIGIMNIMLVSVSERTREIGLRKAIGATNKDIMVQFLIEAVLMSSLGGIAGILLGSGVSTLINLLAGWTVVVSGFSIILATTFSLGIGIVFGLWPAQKAAQLDPIEALRYE, via the coding sequence ATGATTGAAGTAAAGGGTCTTTATAAGACTTACCAGATGGGTGAGGCAAAGGTGCAGGCCCTGCAGGGCGTTTCTCTAAAGGTTTCTGCGGGCGAGTTTGTAGCCATTATGGGCCCTTCGGGCTCGGGTAAATCTACGCTGATGCATGTGTTGGGTTTACTGGACAGGGCAGATGGCGGAGAGTATTATTTAGGCAAGAAAAAGATTAACGCGCTTTCGGACGAAGAACTCTCCGCAATACGTAACCGCCTGGCCGGTTTTGTCTTTCAGCAATTCCATCTTTTGCCCCGGATGACTGCCTTAGAAAACGCAGAACTTCCTTTGATTTATGCGGGTAAGCGCCATTTAAAAGAAAAGGCAAAAGAGAAAATTACAGAAGTCGGTTTAGCCGATAGGATAGATCACCGTCCCAATGAACTCTCCGGAGGCCAGCAGCAGCGCGTGGCCATAGCCCGCGCCTTAGTCAATGACCCTCTGGTAATTTTTGCGGATGAGCCTACGGGTAATTTAGATTCTAAAAGCAAGGAAGAGATTATTTCTATTTTAAAAGGATTAAACCAGCAGGGTAAGACAGTGATTGTAGTCACCCATGAAAACGAAATAGCCAGCCATGCCAGGCGCATAATCCGTATGCGCGACGGCAGGATTATTTCCGATGAAAAATCAGAGGTTTCTCCGGTAGCTGAGCAGGATAGCCAGGCAGATCAGGTAATTGACGCTGTTTTATCTAAGCACGAGAGAAAAGCCAGAGAGACCGAATTTTTTGATTATGTACGCCAGGCAGCCAGCGCCATGGTCTCCCATAAAATGCGTTCATTTTTATCTATTTTAGGTATTTTAATCGGTGTAGCTGCGGTAATTGCCATGCTTGCCTTAGGTACCGGGGCAAAACAATCGATTGAGAAACAACTGGCATCGTTGGGCTCTAACCTTCTGGTAGTCAGGCCAGGGTCTCCCAAGGTTCATGGAGTGGCGATGGAGAGCGGGACATTTACGCGTTTTACCCTGCTGGATGCAGTTAATATCGCTAAACTCACCGATACGGTAAAAAGCGTCAGTCCCCTGGTAAACGGCAAGGGCCAGATAGTCTATATGGATAAAAACTGGAATACCCAGGTGCAAGGCGCAGGGGTTGAATATGCCGCTATGCGCGCTTATTCTTCGGAAGTAGGCAGGTTCTTTAATGAAGAAGAAGTCAGGATGAGAAGTAAAGTAGCGGTATTGGGTACGACGGTAGTGCGCGAGCTCTTCGGCGATGCCAACCCTATAGGCGAAACCATCAAAATCAATTTAATCAATTTTAAGGTCATCGGCGTATTAGCCAGTAAGGGGGCAAGCGCCTTCCAAGACCAGGATGATACCATAATTATCCCGGTTACTACAGCCATGTTTAGGGTATTCGGGAAAGAATATGTGGATATTATTTTTATAGAAGCACAGGGCCCGGATTCTATAGACGCGGCGCAGGAAGAGGTATCCCAGTTGATTATTAAGCAGCACCGCTTGAGCAAAAAAGAGGCGGAAGATTCCTTTGATATACGCAATATGAGCGATATCAAAAAGACCCTGGAGGCGACTACCAAGACTATGTCATTGTTATTAGGGGCGATTGCTGCCATCTCGCTTTTAGTGGGCGGCATCGGCATTATGAATATTATGCTGGTTTCGGTCAGCGAACGCACGCGCGAGATCGGCCTGCGCAAGGCCATAGGAGCAACCAATAAAGATATTATGGTGCAATTCCTGATTGAGGCGGTGTTGATGTCCTCTCTCGGGGGGATAGCGGGGATTTTGCTGGGAAGCGGCGTATCTACGCTGATAAACCTCCTTGCCGGTTGGACGGTTGTTGTCTCAGGATTTTCCATCATACTGGCCACTACCTTTTCTTTAGGTATAGGTATAGTCTTCGGCCTCTGGCCGGCCCAGAAGGCCGCGCAACTCGATCCTATCGAGGCCTTGCGGTATGAATAA
- a CDS encoding efflux RND transporter periplasmic adaptor subunit, producing the protein MRKIKLKIIFVLVIVSIIAVFIMVKTRGRSMENEIIREISPTIGTIEVIVSTTATVLPKNRLEVKPPVPGRVESIEVREGDMVKTGQILAWMSSTERAALLDAARGQGEKALKYWKEVYKGIPLLSPIEGEVIVATTQPGQTVTTADAVVVLSDHLITRAQVDETDIGRVKLGQKAIITLDAYPDTKIKAAVEHIYYESKTVNNVTIYEVDLTPEKVPPFFRSGMNATADFIVESKENILIIPQEALRKEKGESFVLVKQESNKVPLKTRVTLGVSDDKNIEVISGVDKDDKILIASKKYVLPTANVGSSPFTPFGRRR; encoded by the coding sequence ATGCGCAAAATTAAATTAAAAATTATTTTTGTCCTTGTGATTGTATCAATTATCGCCGTCTTTATCATGGTAAAGACACGAGGCAGGAGTATGGAAAATGAAATTATTAGAGAGATTAGTCCCACAATCGGCACAATCGAGGTGATTGTCTCTACTACGGCTACGGTTTTGCCTAAGAACCGCCTGGAGGTAAAGCCGCCTGTGCCAGGGCGCGTAGAAAGCATTGAAGTGCGGGAGGGAGATATGGTTAAGACAGGCCAAATTCTGGCCTGGATGAGTTCTACTGAACGCGCAGCGCTTTTGGATGCAGCCCGGGGCCAGGGAGAGAAGGCTTTAAAATATTGGAAGGAAGTTTATAAGGGTATACCTTTATTATCTCCTATTGAGGGGGAAGTAATAGTAGCCACAACTCAACCCGGCCAGACCGTAACTACTGCTGATGCAGTAGTTGTCTTATCCGACCATCTGATTACCCGGGCCCAGGTTGATGAGACGGATATCGGCAGGGTTAAACTGGGGCAGAAGGCAATTATTACTTTAGACGCTTACCCCGATACAAAAATCAAAGCCGCCGTGGAACACATCTATTATGAATCTAAGACCGTTAATAACGTGACCATATACGAAGTTGACCTTACCCCAGAAAAAGTCCCGCCTTTCTTTCGTTCGGGGATGAACGCGACCGCGGATTTTATAGTAGAGAGCAAAGAAAATATCCTGATTATTCCCCAGGAAGCATTACGTAAGGAAAAAGGAGAGAGTTTCGTTTTGGTAAAACAGGAGAGTAATAAAGTGCCCTTAAAGACCCGCGTTACCTTAGGTGTTTCTGACGATAAAAATATAGAGGTTATCTCCGGAGTGGATAAGGACGATAAGATATTGATCGCCAGCAAAAAATATGTCCTTCCCACCGCTAATGTCGGGAGTAGCCCTTTTACGCCTTTCGGAAGAAGAAGATAA
- a CDS encoding TolC family protein produces MRKFIKISVILLFLGFSLHQARAEELLTWEDCVREAAKNHPDLIAAKESVKQSEAEKKITASALFPQIDSSVSASTARTDTGASSKTGDTYSYGVTGTQLLFDGIKTINEVKAASENITAAKESFRFTSSEVRFRLRSAFVNLLKAQESLQITQEIFNIRRADLELITLRYQSGLEHKGALLTAEADLAQAEYEISQAKRNVEVAQRELVKEMGRMQLTGMRVRGDFIVGDAAKEKPDFEALAKNNPSLQQIIAQKNAAGFSLKSAYADFAPTLSGSGGANKTGSRWTPKNDQWNLGLTLSLPIFEGGLRLAQVSQAEALLNQLRANERSTKDSAVLTLEETWATLQDTIENVGVQKKSLMATEERSKIAEAQYSIGFISFDNWTIIQDNLVNAKLSYLNAQANALLAEANWILAKGETIEYAQN; encoded by the coding sequence ATGCGTAAATTTATAAAGATTTCTGTAATTTTATTGTTCTTGGGTTTTTCCCTGCATCAGGCCCGGGCCGAGGAACTGCTCACCTGGGAGGATTGTGTTAGAGAGGCAGCGAAAAATCATCCTGATTTAATCGCAGCTAAAGAGAGCGTCAAGCAGTCCGAGGCGGAGAAGAAAATCACGGCAAGCGCGCTATTTCCCCAGATAGACAGCAGCGTGAGCGCATCCACTGCCAGGACAGATACCGGCGCTTCCAGCAAGACTGGCGATACCTATAGCTATGGAGTCACGGGCACACAACTGTTGTTTGACGGGATCAAGACCATAAACGAAGTAAAGGCAGCTTCAGAAAATATAACGGCAGCAAAAGAGAGCTTTAGATTTACCTCAAGCGAGGTCAGGTTCAGGTTAAGGAGCGCTTTTGTGAATTTACTCAAAGCCCAGGAATCGCTGCAAATTACACAGGAGATTTTTAATATCAGAAGGGCAGACCTGGAATTGATTACTTTACGCTATCAATCTGGCTTAGAGCATAAGGGGGCGTTGTTAACTGCAGAAGCGGATTTAGCGCAGGCAGAGTATGAGATTTCTCAGGCTAAAAGAAATGTGGAGGTCGCCCAGAGAGAACTAGTAAAAGAAATGGGCCGGATGCAATTAACTGGTATGCGGGTAAGGGGGGACTTTATTGTAGGGGATGCCGCAAAAGAAAAGCCGGATTTTGAAGCCCTAGCCAAAAACAATCCTTCTTTACAACAAATCATTGCCCAAAAGAACGCCGCAGGCTTTAGCCTGAAATCTGCCTATGCGGATTTTGCCCCTACGCTCTCCGGATCAGGCGGAGCAAATAAAACCGGTTCCCGCTGGACTCCGAAAAATGACCAGTGGAATTTAGGCCTGACTTTATCCCTGCCTATATTTGAAGGAGGATTAAGGCTGGCGCAGGTTTCTCAGGCAGAGGCTTTATTGAACCAGCTGCGGGCGAATGAAAGGAGCACAAAAGACAGCGCTGTTTTAACTTTGGAAGAGACGTGGGCAACATTACAGGATACCATAGAGAATGTAGGGGTGCAGAAAAAATCCTTAATGGCTACCGAAGAGCGTTCAAAGATCGCCGAGGCACAATATTCCATAGGCTTTATTTCCTTTGATAACTGGACGATTATTCAGGATAATCTGGTGAATGCAAAACTCAGTTATTTGAATGCCCAGGCCAATGCCTTGCTCGCTGAGGCAAATTGGATCCTGGCGAAAGGAGAAACGATAGAATATGCGCAAAATTAA
- a CDS encoding AbrB/MazE/SpoVT family DNA-binding domain-containing protein translates to MAKFDGPKVYGAVTVGEKGQVVIPAKLRGVFGIKAGDKLFVFAKPGGFIGLMPAGQFNEFLSHMTEMLAKFKKRKNGY, encoded by the coding sequence ATGGCTAAGTTTGACGGGCCTAAGGTATACGGTGCGGTAACGGTAGGAGAGAAGGGGCAGGTGGTGATACCGGCTAAGTTACGGGGGGTTTTCGGAATCAAGGCCGGCGATAAGCTGTTTGTTTTCGCCAAGCCCGGAGGTTTTATCGGCCTGATGCCTGCAGGCCAATTCAATGAATTCTTAAGCCATATGACTGAAATGCTGGCAAAGTTCAAAAAAAGGAAAAACGGGTATTAA
- a CDS encoding helix-turn-helix transcriptional regulator: MRNTQNKGTIGRNIRALRLKKGFSQDRLSKLTDLSLNTIVKVESGRNSNPTIETLLRVARSLAVGVDDLIK, encoded by the coding sequence ATGAGGAATACGCAAAATAAAGGCACAATCGGCAGGAATATAAGGGCCTTAAGGCTAAAGAAGGGTTTTTCGCAAGACCGGCTTTCTAAGCTTACTGATCTGTCTTTGAATACTATCGTCAAGGTAGAATCAGGCAGAAATTCCAACCCTACTATAGAAACTTTATTGAGGGTCGCAAGGTCGCTGGCTGTGGGGGTCGATGACTTAATTAAATGA
- a CDS encoding redoxin domain-containing protein gives MSFRMRPVFIVLLLLVVSSPQLFSSSNNTLIGDPAPDFKVVSADKKTLTRSDIKGKIVVLFYEARGAVEENRKLKDELNIFYAAQAESVKKDIVRVAVINCHGVLFKGAWEKGLRESSAKEGITVYGDWDGSMSIAYRAKKDESNSIIIDKRGVVRYYASGEIKDIGRVKELLQVLLHENIDK, from the coding sequence ATGTCTTTTAGAATGCGTCCTGTTTTTATTGTCCTGCTTTTGTTAGTTGTTTCATCGCCGCAGCTATTTTCCTCTTCAAATAATACGCTTATCGGCGATCCTGCCCCGGATTTTAAAGTTGTCTCTGCAGATAAAAAAACACTGACCCGCAGCGATATCAAAGGCAAGATAGTAGTATTGTTTTATGAAGCCAGAGGTGCCGTAGAAGAGAACCGTAAGCTAAAGGATGAGCTGAATATTTTTTATGCCGCGCAGGCCGAATCTGTGAAAAAAGATATTGTCAGGGTAGCGGTAATCAATTGCCACGGTGTCTTATTTAAGGGGGCCTGGGAAAAGGGTTTACGTGAGAGTTCCGCGAAAGAGGGGATTACCGTATACGGCGACTGGGACGGGAGTATGTCCATTGCTTATCGCGCCAAAAAAGACGAAAGCAACAGCATAATTATAGATAAGAGAGGGGTAGTCAGGTATTACGCTTCGGGTGAGATTAAGGATATAGGCAGAGTTAAGGAATTATTGCAAGTTCTCCTTCATGAAAACATAGATAAATAG